A genomic segment from Campylobacter sp. CNRCH_2014_0184h encodes:
- a CDS encoding MFS transporter: protein MQKAFKNTIYASLGGILEFYDFVLFIFFASVFAKIFFPQNDDFWPLIYTYVAFGAGYLARPFGAVVLAHFADIKGRKNVFYVSMLLMVVPSFVLAFLPTYESIGLLATFMLFIIRIAQGLAIGAEVSGAWVFVSEFVSKKRLGLALGFISATLTLGLLLGNLATLSIYAYFDKEEVESFAWRIPFFIGGFFGILALFLRTKLNETPAFKNIKEKEKILNFPLLQALKTHKKSMLICALLTVVLTSGVATLMILPQYFESLLGVSKTTALLYQNLAIVMIIVGSLVQGYLADFLGHFRICLIFTLVFGVFGVSFSFYNEWFLSFYLLACFAQGIIAFAPIFMTQIFTTELRSSGLSFAYNISYAILGFLTPFVVNFMYEKYFYIYIIFIVIASLLSILLVKNSFKNL, encoded by the coding sequence ATGCAAAAAGCTTTTAAAAATACCATCTATGCTTCTTTAGGTGGTATTTTAGAATTTTATGATTTTGTTTTATTTATCTTCTTTGCAAGTGTTTTTGCAAAAATTTTCTTTCCTCAAAATGATGATTTTTGGCCATTAATCTATACCTATGTAGCCTTTGGAGCAGGGTATTTAGCTAGACCTTTTGGTGCTGTTGTTTTAGCACATTTTGCAGATATTAAAGGGCGTAAGAATGTTTTTTATGTCAGTATGCTTTTAATGGTCGTGCCAAGTTTTGTTTTGGCCTTTTTACCTACTTATGAAAGCATAGGACTTTTAGCTACTTTTATGCTTTTTATCATACGGATAGCTCAAGGACTAGCCATAGGAGCTGAAGTGAGTGGTGCTTGGGTTTTTGTGAGTGAATTTGTGAGTAAAAAAAGACTTGGCTTGGCACTTGGTTTTATTTCAGCGACTTTAACTTTAGGTTTATTACTTGGAAATTTAGCGACTTTAAGTATATATGCGTATTTTGATAAAGAAGAAGTAGAAAGCTTTGCTTGGAGAATTCCTTTTTTTATAGGAGGATTTTTTGGCATATTAGCTTTATTTTTGCGCACAAAGCTTAATGAAACGCCAGCTTTTAAAAACATAAAAGAGAAAGAAAAAATTTTAAATTTTCCACTTTTACAAGCTTTAAAAACACATAAAAAAAGCATGTTAATATGCGCTTTACTTACTGTGGTTTTAACAAGTGGGGTAGCTACTTTAATGATACTACCGCAATATTTTGAAAGCCTATTAGGAGTTAGTAAAACTACTGCTTTGTTATATCAAAATTTGGCCATAGTGATGATCATAGTAGGAAGTTTAGTACAAGGGTATTTGGCTGATTTTTTAGGACATTTTAGAATTTGTTTGATTTTTACTTTGGTTTTTGGAGTTTTTGGTGTAAGTTTTAGCTTTTATAATGAGTGGTTTTTATCATTTTACTTGCTTGCTTGTTTTGCGCAAGGCATTATAGCTTTTGCACCTATTTTTATGACTCAAATTTTTACTACAGAGTTAAGATCAAGTGGTCTTTCTTTTGCTTATAATATCTCTTATGCGATTTTAGGTTTTTTAACACCCTTTGTTGTTAATTTTATGTATGAGAAGTATTTTTATATTTATATTATTTTTATAGTGATTGCTAGTTTGTTAAGTATACTTTTAGTAAAAAATTCTTTTAAAAATTTATAA
- a CDS encoding cysteine ABC transporter substrate-binding protein, translating to MALFFSACSNSNSNENSIEKIKQQGVIRIGVFGDKPPFGYLDAQGKNQGYDVYFAKRIAKELLGDESKVQFVLVEAANRVEFLESNKVDVILANFTKTPEREAVVDFALPYMKVALGVVAPKGSDIKTIDDLKNKTLILNKGTTADAYFTKNMPEIKTIKFDQNTETFAALIGKRGDALSHDNALLFAWAKENPNFEVVIKELGNHDVIAPAVKKGDEAMLKFINDLTIKLQNEQFFHKAYDETLKPFFSDDIKADDVVIEGGKI from the coding sequence ATGGCACTTTTTTTTAGCGCCTGCTCAAATTCAAATTCTAATGAAAACTCTATAGAGAAAATCAAACAACAAGGTGTTATCCGCATAGGTGTGTTTGGTGATAAACCTCCATTTGGCTACCTAGATGCACAAGGAAAAAATCAAGGCTATGATGTATATTTTGCTAAACGTATAGCAAAAGAACTTTTGGGTGATGAGTCTAAAGTGCAATTTGTTTTAGTCGAAGCAGCAAATAGGGTGGAGTTTTTAGAGTCTAATAAGGTTGATGTGATTTTAGCAAATTTCACTAAAACTCCAGAAAGAGAAGCTGTGGTGGATTTTGCATTGCCTTATATGAAAGTTGCTCTTGGGGTAGTGGCTCCTAAGGGATCGGATATTAAAACTATAGATGATTTAAAAAACAAAACTTTGATTTTAAATAAAGGCACAACAGCTGATGCGTATTTTACAAAAAATATGCCAGAAATTAAAACGATTAAATTTGATCAAAACACAGAAACTTTTGCAGCTTTAATCGGTAAAAGAGGCGATGCGCTAAGCCATGATAATGCTTTACTTTTTGCTTGGGCTAAAGAAAATCCAAATTTTGAAGTAGTGATTAAAGAACTTGGAAATCATGATGTCATAGCTCCTGCTGTAAAAAAAGGCGATGAAGCTATGTTGAAATTTATCAATGATTTGACTATAAAATTACAAAATGAGCAGTTTTTTCACAAAGCTTATGATGAAACCTTAAAGCCATTTTTTAGCGATGATATAAAAGCTGATGATGTAGTAATCGAAGGTGGCAAAATTTAA
- a CDS encoding amino acid ABC transporter ATP-binding protein — MSILKIQNLQKYYDDHHVLKDINLEVNQKEVVVILGPSGCGKSTLLRCINGLEEMAGGAIFVDDEKIDKNYKKWTQIRQKIGMVFQSYELFDHLNVEQNILLGPLKVQKRKKEEVLEEAKYWLDRVGLLHKLKAYPKELSGGQKQRIAIVRSLCMNPEIMLFDEVTAALDPEIVREVLDVILNLAKDGMTMLIVTHEMGFARAVADKIVFMDDGKIVEISKPDEFFENPKTDRAKKFLNLFDFHR, encoded by the coding sequence ATGAGCATTTTAAAAATACAAAATTTACAAAAATACTATGATGATCATCATGTTTTAAAAGATATAAATTTAGAAGTAAATCAAAAAGAAGTAGTGGTTATACTAGGTCCAAGTGGTTGTGGGAAATCTACACTTTTAAGATGTATTAATGGTTTAGAAGAAATGGCTGGTGGAGCTATTTTTGTAGATGATGAAAAAATTGATAAAAATTATAAAAAATGGACTCAAATTCGCCAAAAAATAGGCATGGTGTTTCAATCTTATGAGCTTTTTGATCATTTAAATGTGGAGCAAAATATACTTTTAGGACCTTTAAAGGTACAAAAAAGAAAAAAAGAAGAGGTTTTAGAAGAAGCAAAATACTGGCTTGATAGAGTAGGGCTTTTGCATAAATTAAAAGCCTATCCTAAAGAATTAAGTGGTGGACAAAAACAACGCATAGCCATAGTTAGAAGCCTTTGTATGAATCCTGAAATCATGCTTTTTGATGAAGTGACAGCAGCACTTGATCCTGAAATCGTGCGTGAAGTTTTAGATGTGATTTTAAATTTAGCAAAAGATGGTATGACTATGCTTATAGTTACACATGAAATGGGTTTTGCTAGAGCAGTTGCTGATAAAATAGTTTTTATGGATGATGGAAAAATAGTAGAAATTTCAAAGCCTGATGAATTTTTTGAAAATCCAAAAACTGATCGTGCGAAGAAATTTCTCAATTTGTTTGATTTTCATCGTTAA
- a CDS encoding amino acid ABC transporter permease has protein sequence MFEILNQDTFFRLAQGLKVTLELSLISVLISLIGGVFFGILMHSKNKFLYAFCRFMLEFVRIMPLIVWLFIVHFGLAKWFGWHLSALGSSIIVFSIWGVFEMMDLVRSSLASIPKHQYESGLSLGFNKFEVYLFIIIPLSLRRLLPMSINLFTRIIKSTSVIYLIGGIELIKVGQQVIELNLFQNSYAAFVIYGLILLIYFILCYPLSVYSKFLEKKWS, from the coding sequence ATGTTTGAAATTTTAAATCAAGATACCTTTTTTAGACTAGCACAAGGCTTAAAGGTTACTTTAGAGCTTTCATTGATTAGTGTTTTGATTTCACTTATTGGAGGAGTATTTTTTGGAATTTTAATGCATTCTAAAAATAAATTCCTTTATGCTTTTTGTCGTTTTATGCTTGAGTTTGTGCGTATTATGCCTTTGATTGTTTGGCTTTTTATAGTGCATTTTGGCTTGGCGAAATGGTTTGGATGGCATTTGAGTGCTTTGGGTTCAAGTATTATTGTTTTTAGTATTTGGGGCGTGTTTGAGATGATGGATTTGGTTAGATCATCTTTAGCAAGCATACCAAAACACCAGTATGAATCAGGGCTTTCACTAGGTTTTAATAAATTTGAAGTTTATCTTTTTATCATTATACCTTTATCTTTAAGAAGATTATTACCAATGAGTATTAATCTTTTTACAAGAATTATTAAAAGTACTTCAGTGATTTATCTAATCGGTGGCATAGAGCTTATTAAAGTAGGCCAACAAGTGATTGAGCTAAATTTATTTCAAAATTCTTACGCGGCTTTTGTGATTTATGGTTTGATTTTATTGATTTATTTTATACTTTGCTATCCTTTGTCGGTATATTCAAAGTTTTTAGAGAAAAAATGGAGCTAA
- a CDS encoding amino acid ABC transporter permease, which produces MDFDFLIKFSPMFIQASWLTLKLAIYGVFFSFLVGLFCVGVSYFKFSFLNTICKIYIEFSRNTPLLIQLFFLYYALPEFGIHLSSFACAVIGLSFLGGSYMAESLRAGMEAVKKQQYESGLSLGLSKWQNFRYIIMPQALGIAMPSISANIIFLLKETSVVSIIALADLVYVAKDLIGLYYKSNEALFALVLCYLILILPLSLVLNRIEKRLNYV; this is translated from the coding sequence ATGGATTTTGATTTTTTAATCAAGTTTAGCCCTATGTTTATACAAGCTTCTTGGCTTACATTAAAACTTGCTATTTATGGGGTGTTTTTTTCATTTTTAGTAGGTTTATTTTGTGTGGGAGTGAGTTATTTTAAATTTTCTTTTTTAAATACAATCTGTAAAATTTATATAGAATTTTCAAGAAACACACCTTTATTAATCCAACTTTTCTTTTTATATTATGCCTTGCCTGAGTTTGGGATACACCTTAGTTCTTTTGCTTGTGCTGTGATAGGACTTAGTTTTTTAGGTGGTTCTTATATGGCTGAGAGCTTAAGAGCAGGTATGGAAGCAGTGAAAAAACAACAATATGAATCAGGACTTTCTTTGGGTTTGAGTAAATGGCAAAATTTCCGTTATATTATCATGCCTCAAGCTTTGGGTATAGCTATGCCAAGTATTAGTGCAAATATCATTTTTTTACTCAAAGAAACTTCTGTAGTAAGCATTATTGCTTTAGCAGATTTAGTATATGTGGCTAAAGATCTTATAGGACTTTATTATAAAAGTAATGAAGCATTATTTGCTTTGGTGCTTTGTTATTTGATCTTGATTTTACCTTTATCTTTAGTGTTAAACCGTATAGAAAAAAGGTTAAATTATGTTTGA
- a CDS encoding Crp/Fnr family transcriptional regulator, which translates to MDKHFEILISKGKKKHFSKGNILFFQGEKANKIYILLSGKVRIYKVNAKGFELTLHTLTPVNFIAEMPVFEGINYPANAICEQDCEICVFDFDEFKKLCLENGEFSFLLLTSLIGKIRILENFIRQKSLDLKSRLVSFLLENEEKLQNLKQKEIAVILNLPPESLSRFLKELKQNELICTNKGKIAILNKEKMQNLIKSF; encoded by the coding sequence ATGGATAAACACTTTGAAATTTTAATTTCTAAAGGCAAGAAAAAACATTTTAGCAAAGGGAATATTTTATTTTTTCAAGGTGAAAAAGCAAATAAAATTTACATTTTACTAAGTGGAAAAGTGCGTATATACAAGGTGAATGCAAAAGGTTTTGAGCTAACGCTACATACTCTAACTCCAGTAAATTTTATAGCTGAAATGCCTGTGTTTGAGGGTATTAATTACCCAGCTAATGCTATTTGTGAGCAAGATTGTGAAATTTGTGTTTTTGATTTTGATGAATTTAAAAAATTATGCTTAGAAAATGGAGAATTTAGCTTTTTACTTTTGACTTCTTTAATCGGTAAAATTCGAATTTTAGAAAATTTTATCAGACAAAAATCTTTGGATTTAAAGTCAAGATTAGTCAGCTTTTTACTAGAAAATGAAGAAAAATTACAAAATTTAAAGCAAAAAGAAATTGCTGTGATTTTAAATTTACCCCCAGAATCTTTATCGCGTTTTTTAAAAGAATTAAAACAAAATGAGCTTATTTGCACAAATAAAGGTAAAATAGCAATTTTAAATAAAGAAAAAATGCAAAATTTAATTAAGTCTTTTTAA
- the recG gene encoding ATP-dependent DNA helicase RecG produces MKVEEKDLKLLHTLGVKNCIDLALILPKKFDDFRISKFPKNTFCTQNVKIISTQNHHSQLFILCECLEWGIKANIVIFHPNKWHFKIFKHSALVCIHAKMNFFNGIWQFINPKIVKNIGQIVPKYQISSIKDESIKKLILKYVNEANLKALNLEQKYINLLLNLHNYDDLTLYENFNVIVKDLKYIEIFNHLRRLKGKKISQNAYEIELFDISSWLKGLEFNPTNDQLLAIEDIKKDLQNKVAKRRVVMGDVGCGKTLVILAASLLVYPKKAILMAPTSILAEQIYHEAKRLLPDFVNVLLLKGGKKDKDLAKLKEQAHFIIGTHALIHQEEFEAVLVMIDEQHRFGSNQRQKISELSKNSQYAPHIVQFSATPIPRTLSMIQSELVNFSFIKQMPFKKDIKTFCIQDKDFKYLLKKIDDELVKNHQVIIIYPLVNESENIDYLSLEQAQGYWINKYKNVYVTHGKDKNKDQILQEFREKGTILLSTTVVEVGISLPRLSVIVVVGAERLGLATLHQLRGRVGRVGLESFCYLYTKQKEIPSRLLEFAKTLDGFKIAELDLKNRLSGDLLDGRVQHGNHFKFFDFADDEELVLKAKESIKNMEKENG; encoded by the coding sequence ATGAAAGTTGAAGAAAAGGATTTAAAACTACTTCATACTTTAGGGGTTAAAAATTGTATCGATTTGGCTTTGATTTTACCTAAAAAATTTGATGATTTTAGAATTTCAAAGTTTCCAAAAAATACATTTTGCACCCAAAATGTAAAAATTATCAGCACGCAAAATCATCACTCCCAGCTTTTTATACTTTGTGAATGTTTAGAATGGGGTATAAAAGCAAATATAGTAATCTTTCATCCCAATAAATGGCATTTTAAAATTTTTAAGCATAGTGCTTTGGTTTGTATCCATGCAAAGATGAATTTTTTTAATGGAATTTGGCAGTTTATAAACCCAAAAATAGTAAAAAATATAGGTCAAATAGTTCCTAAATATCAAATTAGCTCTATTAAAGATGAAAGTATAAAAAAACTTATCTTAAAATATGTCAATGAAGCTAATTTAAAAGCACTAAATTTAGAACAAAAATACATTAATTTACTTTTAAATTTACACAATTATGATGATTTAACTCTTTATGAAAATTTTAACGTCATAGTTAAAGACTTAAAATATATAGAAATTTTTAATCATTTAAGGCGTTTAAAGGGTAAAAAAATATCACAAAATGCTTATGAAATAGAACTTTTTGATATAAGCTCTTGGCTTAAGGGTTTAGAATTTAATCCTACAAATGATCAGCTTTTAGCGATAGAAGATATTAAAAAAGACTTACAAAATAAAGTTGCTAAAAGGCGTGTGGTGATGGGTGATGTGGGTTGTGGTAAGACTTTGGTTATACTTGCTGCAAGTTTGCTAGTATATCCTAAAAAGGCTATTTTAATGGCTCCAACTAGTATATTAGCAGAGCAAATTTATCATGAAGCAAAAAGACTTTTGCCTGATTTTGTTAATGTATTGCTTTTAAAAGGTGGTAAAAAAGATAAAGATTTAGCAAAATTAAAAGAACAAGCTCATTTTATCATAGGTACACATGCACTCATTCATCAAGAAGAATTTGAAGCAGTTTTAGTGATGATAGATGAGCAACACCGCTTTGGTTCTAATCAAAGACAAAAAATAAGCGAGCTTAGCAAAAACTCTCAATATGCTCCACATATCGTGCAATTTTCTGCCACACCTATACCAAGAACACTTTCTATGATACAAAGTGAGCTTGTAAATTTTAGTTTTATTAAACAAATGCCTTTTAAAAAAGATATTAAAACTTTTTGCATACAAGATAAAGATTTTAAATATTTGCTTAAAAAAATCGATGATGAGCTAGTTAAAAATCACCAAGTAATCATCATTTATCCTTTGGTAAATGAAAGTGAAAATATAGATTATTTATCATTAGAGCAAGCACAAGGATACTGGATAAATAAATACAAAAATGTTTATGTAACCCATGGAAAAGATAAAAATAAAGATCAAATTTTACAAGAATTTAGAGAAAAAGGCACGATTTTGCTTTCTACAACTGTGGTTGAAGTGGGGATTTCTTTACCAAGACTAAGTGTGATTGTAGTTGTTGGGGCTGAAAGACTTGGGCTTGCTACCTTACATCAGCTTCGAGGTAGGGTAGGTAGAGTGGGGCTTGAGAGCTTTTGTTATTTATATACTAAGCAAAAAGAAATTCCAAGTCGTTTGCTTGAATTTGCTAAAACTTTAGATGGATTTAAAATAGCCGAGCTTGATTTAAAAAACAGGTTAAGTGGAGATTTACTAGATGGTAGAGTGCAACATGGCAATCACTTTAAATTTTTTGATTTTGCAGATGATGAAGAGTTAGTTTTAAAAGCAAAAGAAAGTATCAAAAATATGGAAAAAGAAAATGGATAA
- a CDS encoding M16 family metallopeptidase, with protein sequence MLNLDFNNTKIDIIYEYENELPVVFFKLIFKNSGKIAEKHNRGCASMFARLLNEGSNDEFFKSLEYRAIELYAKASFEHFQISIKCLKEHFDFALEKLQELFLNVRFDEKILQRLKTLALGELASLNTDYDYQAKRLLNKNVFKDEIFASGLDGTKESIEKISLKELQDFMSENLVLDNALFVFGGDIKEDEAKIKVEKICQILKRNVPNQNKSYKLVDESIEVSEQKSTEQAYIYFCSPFNIQINDEKMYLAKLALFILGQGGFGSRLMEEVRVKRGLAYSAYAMLDVNLNYSRVFGYLQTKNESSNEAKTLVKEVFENFVQNGVNEKEFQLAKQFLVGSMPLRYESLAKRLDIMLNEYLHGLKLGNLKEEMQKIKNTTLNELNDFIKAHSEITKVSFASIENES encoded by the coding sequence ATGCTAAATTTAGACTTTAATAATACTAAAATAGACATAATATATGAGTATGAAAATGAGCTTCCTGTAGTATTTTTTAAACTCATTTTTAAAAATAGTGGAAAAATAGCAGAAAAACACAATAGAGGTTGTGCAAGTATGTTTGCTAGGCTTTTAAATGAAGGAAGTAATGATGAGTTTTTTAAAAGCTTAGAATACCGTGCTATAGAGCTTTATGCTAAGGCTAGTTTTGAGCATTTTCAAATTAGTATTAAATGCTTGAAAGAACATTTTGATTTTGCTTTAGAAAAATTACAAGAATTGTTTTTAAATGTGCGTTTTGATGAAAAAATCTTACAAAGATTAAAAACTTTAGCCTTGGGTGAGCTTGCAAGTTTAAATACTGATTATGATTATCAAGCAAAAAGACTTTTGAATAAGAATGTTTTCAAAGATGAAATTTTTGCTAGTGGTCTTGATGGGACTAAAGAAAGCATAGAAAAGATTAGTTTAAAAGAATTACAAGATTTTATGAGTGAAAATTTAGTACTTGATAATGCTTTATTTGTTTTTGGTGGAGATATTAAAGAAGATGAAGCAAAGATTAAAGTAGAAAAAATTTGCCAAATTCTAAAAAGAAATGTCCCAAATCAAAACAAAAGCTATAAGCTCGTTGATGAGAGTATAGAAGTAAGTGAGCAAAAAAGCACTGAGCAAGCTTATATATACTTTTGCTCTCCATTTAATATACAAATTAATGATGAGAAAATGTATTTAGCTAAACTTGCTTTATTTATCTTGGGTCAAGGTGGTTTTGGTTCGCGTTTGATGGAGGAAGTGCGTGTAAAAAGAGGCTTGGCGTATTCAGCATATGCTATGCTTGATGTAAATTTAAATTATAGTAGAGTTTTTGGGTATTTGCAAACTAAAAATGAAAGTTCTAATGAGGCTAAAACTTTAGTTAAGGAAGTTTTTGAAAATTTTGTCCAAAATGGAGTCAATGAAAAAGAATTTCAACTAGCTAAGCAATTTTTAGTAGGTTCTATGCCTTTAAGATATGAAAGCTTGGCTAAAAGACTAGATATAATGTTAAATGAATATTTGCATGGTTTAAAACTTGGAAATTTAAAAGAAGAAATGCAAAAGATTAAAAACACTACTTTAAATGAGCTAAATGACTTTATCAAAGCACATAGTGAAATTACCAAAGTGAGTTTTGCAAGTATAGAAAATGAAAGTTGA
- a CDS encoding dehypoxanthine futalosine cyclase: MNRLSKKEALNLLQNAPLYELGAMAYEKKLELHPEKITTFVVDRNINYTNICCIDCDFCAFCRKEKDDDSYILKYEEIGQKIEELQAIGGTQILFQGGVHPKLKIEWYEDLLSYIKTNYPTITVHGFSAVEIAYIARVSKISIEEVLKRLQAKGLFSIPGAGAEVLSDRVRDIIAPHKCDTATWLRVHESAHNIGMKSTATMMFGTVENDEEIIEHFDHLRNLQDKTNGFRAFILWSFQSENTPLIKKHPEIIKQSSNRYLRLLALARLYLDNFKNLQSSWVTQGSLIGQLALKFGANDLGSTMMEENVVAAAGAKYRMNQEQMIELIKDIGELPAKRDTAYNILERF; encoded by the coding sequence ATGAATAGATTAAGTAAAAAAGAAGCATTAAATTTACTCCAAAATGCACCTTTATACGAATTAGGCGCAATGGCATATGAGAAAAAATTAGAGCTTCACCCTGAAAAAATAACTACTTTTGTGGTGGATAGAAATATAAATTATACAAATATTTGCTGTATTGATTGTGATTTTTGTGCTTTTTGTAGAAAAGAAAAAGATGATGATTCTTATATTTTAAAATATGAAGAAATAGGGCAAAAAATAGAAGAATTACAAGCCATAGGTGGAACGCAAATTTTATTTCAAGGCGGGGTGCATCCAAAACTTAAAATAGAATGGTATGAAGACTTGCTTTCTTATATAAAAACTAATTATCCAACCATCACTGTGCATGGTTTTTCAGCAGTAGAGATAGCTTATATAGCAAGAGTTTCTAAAATTTCTATAGAAGAGGTTTTAAAAAGATTACAAGCTAAAGGACTTTTTTCTATACCTGGAGCGGGTGCTGAAGTATTAAGCGATAGGGTAAGAGATATCATCGCACCACACAAATGTGACACAGCCACCTGGCTTAGAGTGCATGAGAGTGCGCATAATATAGGTATGAAAAGTACTGCTACAATGATGTTTGGTACGGTTGAAAATGATGAGGAAATCATTGAACATTTTGATCATTTAAGAAATTTACAAGATAAAACAAATGGTTTTAGAGCTTTTATTTTATGGTCATTTCAAAGCGAAAATACTCCTTTGATTAAAAAACATCCTGAAATCATCAAGCAAAGCTCTAATAGGTATTTAAGATTGCTAGCTTTGGCAAGATTATATTTGGATAATTTTAAAAATTTGCAAAGTTCATGGGTAACGCAAGGCTCTTTAATAGGCCAACTTGCTTTAAAATTTGGCGCAAATGACTTAGGTTCAACTATGATGGAAGAAAATGTCGTAGCTGCAGCGGGTGCAAAATATAGAATGAATCAAGAACAAATGATAGAACTTATCAAAGATATAGGAGAATTACCTGCTAAACGCGATACAGCTTATAATATTTTAGAAAGGTTTTAA
- a CDS encoding MFS transporter has translation MTYRSLLKNNKTFRLLAMVQFISYFGAWFSQVGVFTLLTKELQAPANIIGFSAIFVFLPSIILAPINGVIVDRFKPKNLLLTMISIEMISIFMLIFVNSLAMLWFLYFLTFVRMAVASMYFQTEMSVLPKILTPQELKLGNELHSIIWAVSYALGMGAAGLFIDLFGVKPAFIADTLMLFCAMLILKTLILPDEKNTTQNNLFILIKEGLVYVFNNKKIIHLILLHGVVGITAYDVLITLLAEYEYAKVISIPLAIGLSNAIRAISLLIGPYVLSPYINKNTLVYLYLAQGIGIMLWACLQFNFYLAFIGLVMAGFCTSSLWSYTYTLLQNDCDKRYYGRVIAYNDMVYLTFSAIIAFSTGYLFEFYGVKLSHFTFGLGVCFIFAAIYWWWFNKKYN, from the coding sequence ATGACTTATAGGTCTTTACTTAAAAATAATAAAACTTTTCGCCTTTTAGCAATGGTACAATTTATAAGTTATTTTGGTGCATGGTTTTCCCAAGTAGGTGTTTTTACCCTCTTAACCAAAGAGCTACAAGCACCTGCAAATATCATAGGCTTTTCAGCTATTTTTGTTTTTTTACCTTCTATTATACTTGCACCTATAAACGGAGTTATAGTAGATAGATTTAAACCTAAGAATTTATTACTAACAATGATTAGCATTGAGATGATTTCTATTTTTATGCTAATTTTTGTAAATTCTTTAGCTATGCTTTGGTTTTTATACTTTTTAACCTTTGTGCGTATGGCGGTTGCAAGCATGTATTTTCAAACAGAAATGTCAGTTTTACCTAAAATTTTAACCCCGCAAGAATTAAAACTAGGCAATGAGCTTCATAGTATTATATGGGCTGTATCATATGCTTTGGGTATGGGCGCAGCAGGACTTTTTATAGATCTTTTTGGAGTAAAACCAGCTTTCATAGCTGATACTTTAATGCTGTTTTGCGCTATGCTTATACTTAAAACTTTAATCTTACCTGATGAAAAAAATACCACACAAAACAATCTTTTTATATTAATCAAAGAAGGTTTAGTTTATGTATTTAACAATAAAAAAATCATTCATTTGATTTTACTTCATGGAGTTGTAGGGATAACCGCTTATGATGTTTTAATTACTCTTTTAGCTGAATATGAATACGCAAAAGTTATTTCCATACCTCTAGCCATAGGGCTTTCTAATGCTATAAGAGCCATATCTTTACTCATAGGACCTTATGTGCTTAGTCCTTATATTAATAAAAACACTTTAGTATATTTATACTTAGCGCAAGGTATAGGTATAATGCTTTGGGCTTGCTTGCAATTTAACTTTTATCTTGCCTTTATAGGCTTAGTAATGGCAGGTTTTTGTACTTCATCTTTATGGAGCTATACTTACACACTTTTGCAAAATGATTGTGATAAAAGATATTATGGTAGAGTGATTGCCTATAATGATATGGTGTATTTAACTTTTAGTGCAATTATTGCTTTTTCAACAGGATATTTATTTGAATTTTATGGAGTAAAATTAAGCCATTTTACTTTTGGCTTAGGAGTATGTTTTATCTTTGCGGCGATTTATTGGTGGTGGTTTAATAAAAAATATAATTAA